A part of Arthrobacter dokdonellae genomic DNA contains:
- a CDS encoding glycosyltransferase, protein MSVATRTEKLDGASDARSWRTLQRVIMPGDADQETLPLYLDAGSSVGAFGDAPTTVRGERQAKSARTADGANTASFEDVVSRTESSARPGQRLSFSTYFNAFPASYWRRWTSLREVRLRVLTEGPGTVSVYKSNARGSLQHVETARVTGAAESTFDLTLAPFGDGGWYWFDVTAGVEPVAVRGAEWLTDKEPRANGTITVEITTLNKTDFCINNLSILGAHPEALKSVQEVVVVDQGTRKVADADGFADAAAALGGKLRIINQENLGGSGGFARGMYEAVKNGSDYVLLLDDDVVVEPESITRLAVFADYCKKPTLVGGHMFDLHDRNVLHTFGEVVNPYVIGPAEPNPEQEMRHNFSQETLRETAWMHRRVDVDYNGWWMCLIPTRVISEIGLSLPVFIKWDDAEYGVRAKAAGYPTVSLPGAAVWHVSWIDKDDMVGWQSYFHTRNRFIYALLHSPYEYGGGLVENSLKLDLKHNISMQYYTVQGRIDALRDLMKGPDGLHPMLPTRLPEIRAMAAGYSETQFKADVDDFPSVALAKLPRKGKGFSVPTLVKLAPWLAKNVIRQVATPVSEQRQQHPEVVVAHQDNKWWRMSQFDSAIVSNAEGSAASWYKRDPKLVRKLLMDSVKVHGEVLREWPRLKQEYRDALPGITSFEAWEKTFAEHSEFSED, encoded by the coding sequence GTGAGCGTAGCAACCAGGACGGAAAAATTGGACGGGGCTTCCGACGCCCGCAGCTGGCGCACTCTCCAGCGGGTCATCATGCCCGGCGACGCGGACCAGGAAACGCTGCCGCTGTACCTCGACGCGGGGTCGTCAGTTGGCGCATTTGGCGACGCGCCGACTACTGTTCGCGGCGAACGCCAGGCCAAATCCGCCCGCACGGCCGACGGCGCCAATACGGCAAGCTTTGAAGATGTGGTTTCACGAACGGAATCGTCTGCGCGTCCGGGACAAAGGCTGTCCTTTTCCACCTATTTCAATGCCTTCCCCGCGAGCTACTGGCGCCGCTGGACTTCGCTGCGCGAAGTCCGACTTCGGGTGCTTACCGAGGGGCCGGGAACCGTTTCCGTGTACAAGTCGAACGCCCGTGGCTCACTCCAGCACGTAGAGACAGCTAGGGTGACAGGAGCCGCGGAAAGTACCTTTGACCTGACCCTGGCCCCCTTTGGCGATGGTGGCTGGTATTGGTTCGACGTTACGGCCGGCGTGGAGCCCGTTGCCGTACGCGGCGCGGAGTGGCTGACGGATAAGGAACCACGGGCCAACGGGACCATTACCGTTGAGATCACGACGCTGAACAAGACGGACTTCTGCATTAACAACCTGAGCATCCTTGGGGCCCACCCCGAGGCACTGAAGTCTGTCCAGGAAGTCGTGGTTGTCGACCAGGGTACCCGGAAGGTCGCGGACGCGGACGGCTTTGCGGACGCGGCCGCTGCGCTGGGCGGGAAGCTGCGCATCATCAACCAGGAAAACCTGGGGGGCTCCGGGGGCTTTGCCCGGGGCATGTACGAGGCCGTGAAGAACGGCAGCGACTATGTCCTGCTGCTCGACGACGACGTCGTGGTGGAGCCGGAGAGCATCACCCGACTTGCGGTCTTTGCCGACTACTGCAAAAAACCGACCCTGGTGGGCGGTCACATGTTCGACCTTCACGACCGCAATGTGCTCCACACTTTCGGCGAGGTGGTCAACCCCTACGTTATCGGGCCGGCCGAGCCCAACCCGGAGCAGGAAATGCGCCACAACTTCTCGCAGGAAACCCTGCGTGAGACGGCCTGGATGCACCGGCGTGTCGACGTGGACTACAACGGCTGGTGGATGTGCCTGATCCCGACCCGGGTGATCAGTGAAATTGGCCTGTCGTTGCCCGTGTTCATCAAGTGGGACGACGCCGAGTATGGCGTTCGAGCCAAGGCCGCCGGCTACCCTACGGTGTCCCTGCCGGGCGCCGCTGTCTGGCACGTTTCGTGGATCGACAAGGACGACATGGTTGGTTGGCAGTCCTACTTCCACACGCGTAACCGATTCATTTATGCGCTGCTCCACAGCCCCTATGAATACGGCGGAGGACTGGTGGAAAACTCGCTGAAACTGGACCTCAAGCACAACATTTCCATGCAGTATTACACCGTCCAAGGCCGCATCGACGCCCTGCGGGACCTGATGAAGGGACCCGATGGCCTCCACCCCATGCTGCCCACCCGCTTGCCGGAGATCCGGGCCATGGCGGCCGGGTACTCGGAGACGCAGTTCAAGGCCGACGTCGACGATTTCCCGAGTGTCGCGTTGGCCAAACTGCCGCGTAAGGGGAAGGGCTTTTCCGTCCCGACGCTCGTCAAGCTGGCCCCCTGGCTGGCCAAGAATGTGATCCGCCAGGTTGCCACCCCCGTAAGCGAGCAGCGTCAGCAGCATCCGGAAGTCGTTGTGGCGCATCAGGACAACAAATGGTGGCGTATGTCGCAGTTTGACAGCGCGATCGTCAGCAACGCGGAGGGAAGCGCCGCGTCCTGGTACAAACGCGACCCGAAACTGGTTCGCAAGCTCCTCATGGACAGTGTCAAGGTCCACGGCGAGGTGCTGCGTGAATGGCCGCGTCTGAAGCAGGAGTATCGTGATGCCCTCCCAGGCATAACGTCCTTTGAAGCGTGGGAGAAGACTTTCGCCGAACATAGCGAATTCAGTGAAGACTGA
- a CDS encoding nucleotide sugar dehydrogenase yields the protein MKIAVIALGKIGLPLAVQFASKGHDVVGVDVNQAVVDLVNAGTEPFPGEAHLQEKLSELVPAGKLRATTDYAQAVPGADAVVLVVPLFVDSDAKPDFGWMDAATAELGKHLTPGTLVSYETTLPVGTTRTRWKPALEEVSGLVEGKDFHLVFSPERVLTGRVFEDLRKYPKLVGGLSDAGAAKAVEFYKSVLDFDERPDLNRANGVWDLGSAEASELAKLAETTYRDVNIGLANQFARFAAKTGIDIYQVIAASNSQPFSHIHQPGIAVGGHCIPVYPRLYLWNDPDATVVRAARAANADMPDYTIGLLEGAYGSLAGARVVVLGAAYRGGVKETAFSGVFDAVEAISTRGGTALVHDPMYTDAELNKLGFDAYHLGEPVDAAVVQADHAEYRELAPADLPGVKVFIDGRRVSSAEKWDGVTYRVIGKA from the coding sequence GTGAAGATTGCTGTCATCGCACTCGGTAAGATCGGCCTGCCACTGGCTGTCCAGTTCGCCTCCAAGGGACACGACGTGGTGGGTGTGGACGTCAACCAGGCCGTGGTGGACCTGGTCAACGCCGGCACCGAACCGTTCCCCGGCGAGGCGCACCTGCAGGAAAAGCTCTCCGAGCTGGTTCCGGCCGGCAAACTCCGTGCGACGACGGACTACGCCCAGGCGGTCCCCGGCGCCGACGCCGTGGTCCTGGTGGTGCCGCTCTTCGTCGACTCGGACGCCAAGCCGGACTTTGGCTGGATGGACGCCGCAACGGCCGAGCTGGGCAAGCACCTGACCCCCGGCACCCTGGTGTCCTACGAGACCACGCTGCCCGTCGGCACCACCCGCACCCGCTGGAAGCCGGCCCTGGAAGAAGTCTCCGGCCTGGTGGAGGGCAAGGACTTCCACCTGGTGTTTTCCCCGGAGCGGGTGCTGACGGGGCGGGTCTTTGAGGACCTGCGCAAGTATCCCAAGCTGGTGGGCGGCCTGTCCGACGCCGGCGCCGCCAAGGCCGTCGAGTTTTACAAGTCCGTGCTGGACTTTGACGAGCGCCCGGACCTGAACCGCGCCAATGGCGTGTGGGACCTGGGCTCCGCCGAGGCCTCCGAGCTGGCCAAGCTGGCCGAAACCACCTACCGGGACGTCAACATCGGCCTGGCCAATCAATTCGCCCGCTTCGCCGCGAAGACCGGGATCGACATCTACCAGGTCATCGCGGCGTCCAACTCGCAGCCCTTCAGTCACATCCACCAGCCCGGAATCGCGGTCGGCGGCCACTGCATCCCCGTCTACCCGCGCCTGTACCTGTGGAACGATCCCGACGCCACCGTGGTCCGCGCCGCGCGTGCAGCCAATGCGGACATGCCCGACTACACGATTGGCCTGCTGGAAGGCGCCTACGGGAGCCTGGCCGGGGCACGCGTCGTCGTGCTGGGCGCGGCATACCGCGGCGGAGTCAAGGAAACGGCGTTCTCCGGCGTGTTCGACGCCGTCGAGGCCATCAGCACCCGCGGCGGCACCGCACTGGTCCACGACCCCATGTACACCGATGCCGAGCTGAACAAGCTGGGCTTCGACGCGTACCACCTCGGCGAGCCGGTGGACGCGGCCGTGGTGCAGGCCGACCACGCGGAGTACCGCGAGCTGGCGCCCGCGGACCTGCCGGGCGTGAAGGTCTTTATCGACGGCCGCCGGGTAAGCTCGGCGGAGAAGTGGGATGGCGTCACCTATCGCGTCATCGGCAAGGCCTAA
- the glf gene encoding UDP-galactopyranose mutase: MNADLIVVGSGFFGLTIAERAATELGLKVAVLDRRHHIGGNAYSEKESQTGIEVHRYGAHLFHTSNERVWEYVNRFTKFTSYQHKVYTAHNGEVYQMPINLGTINQFFRSAMGPGEARALIQEQAGELAGTDPANLNDKGIQLIGRPLYEAFIKHYTGKQWQTDPKDLPASIISRLPVRYNYDNRYFNDTHEGLPVDGYTAWIERMADHPNIEVVLNTDFFDAGEYGRKAVLGQIPVIYTGPVDRYFDYAEGDLSWRTIDLEQEVLPIEDFQGCAVMNYPDEEQKYTRIHEFRHFHPEREYTKDATVIMREFSRFAQKGDEPYYPVNTADDRKKLLAYRDLANGEQDVLFGGRLGTYKYLDMHMAIGSALSMFDNKIKPHFTGGAKLQSGGVDA; the protein is encoded by the coding sequence GTGAACGCTGACCTAATCGTCGTCGGATCGGGTTTCTTCGGCCTGACCATTGCAGAACGTGCTGCCACGGAATTAGGCCTGAAGGTGGCCGTGCTGGACCGCCGCCACCACATCGGCGGCAACGCATACAGCGAGAAAGAGTCCCAGACAGGCATTGAGGTGCACCGCTACGGCGCACACCTCTTCCACACCTCCAACGAGCGCGTATGGGAGTATGTGAACCGCTTCACCAAGTTCACCAGCTACCAGCACAAGGTGTACACCGCCCATAACGGCGAGGTGTACCAGATGCCCATCAACCTCGGCACCATCAACCAGTTCTTCCGTTCCGCCATGGGCCCCGGCGAGGCGCGCGCGCTGATCCAGGAGCAGGCGGGCGAGCTGGCCGGTACCGATCCGGCCAACCTGAACGACAAGGGCATCCAGCTCATTGGCCGCCCCCTATACGAGGCGTTCATCAAGCACTACACCGGCAAGCAGTGGCAGACGGATCCCAAGGACCTGCCGGCGTCGATCATCTCGCGGCTGCCCGTGCGCTACAACTATGACAACCGCTACTTCAACGACACCCACGAGGGCCTGCCCGTGGACGGCTACACGGCGTGGATCGAGCGGATGGCGGACCACCCGAACATTGAAGTGGTGCTGAACACGGACTTCTTCGACGCCGGGGAATACGGCCGCAAGGCAGTCCTGGGCCAGATCCCGGTCATCTACACCGGCCCCGTGGACCGCTATTTCGACTATGCCGAGGGCGACCTCTCATGGCGCACCATCGACCTGGAGCAGGAAGTGCTGCCCATCGAGGACTTCCAGGGCTGCGCCGTCATGAACTACCCGGATGAAGAGCAGAAGTACACGCGCATCCACGAGTTCCGCCACTTCCACCCGGAGCGGGAGTACACCAAGGACGCCACGGTGATCATGCGCGAATTCTCGCGCTTTGCTCAGAAGGGCGACGAGCCCTACTACCCGGTCAACACCGCCGACGACCGGAAGAAGCTGCTGGCCTACCGGGACCTGGCCAACGGCGAGCAGGACGTGCTCTTTGGCGGCCGGCTGGGCACCTACAAATACCTCGACATGCACATGGCCATCGGGTCCGCCTTGAGCATGTTTGATAACAAGATCAAACCGCACTTCACCGGCGGGGCGAAGCTGCAAAGCGGAGGAGTTGACGCGTGA
- a CDS encoding ABC transporter ATP-binding protein gives MATAIEVKGISKQFVLRHTRSLKEAFIWLIKGRKGDLSEKFHALKDVDLVVGQGETVALLGFNGSGKSTLLKHISGVMIPDSGTVRTRGKVAGLIEVGAGFHHDLSGRDNVYLNGAILGMSEQQIDEAFESIIEFAEIGQFIDTEVKFYSSGMYLRLAFSVAVHTNPEVFLVDEILAVGDEPFQRKCIAKIQELAAEGRTLVVVSHDLDLVSRICDRGVVLDHGNVTFDGAIDDAVAKLRGQ, from the coding sequence ATGGCAACGGCAATCGAAGTCAAGGGCATTAGCAAGCAGTTTGTGCTACGCCACACCCGGTCCCTGAAGGAAGCATTCATTTGGCTGATTAAGGGCCGTAAGGGTGATCTGTCCGAGAAATTTCATGCACTCAAGGACGTAGATTTGGTGGTGGGACAGGGGGAGACAGTCGCGCTGCTTGGATTCAACGGTTCGGGCAAGTCGACCCTCTTGAAGCACATCTCGGGAGTCATGATTCCTGACAGCGGAACCGTGCGAACGCGCGGGAAAGTCGCAGGACTAATTGAGGTCGGGGCCGGATTCCACCATGACCTCTCCGGCCGCGATAACGTCTATCTCAATGGCGCCATCCTGGGTATGAGCGAACAGCAGATCGACGAAGCCTTTGAGTCGATCATTGAATTTGCCGAGATTGGCCAGTTCATCGACACCGAGGTGAAGTTCTACTCTTCGGGCATGTATCTGCGGCTGGCTTTTTCCGTTGCAGTCCACACGAATCCTGAAGTCTTCCTTGTCGACGAAATCCTCGCGGTGGGTGACGAGCCGTTTCAGCGTAAGTGCATCGCCAAGATCCAGGAACTGGCAGCCGAGGGTCGCACCCTCGTGGTGGTGAGCCACGACCTGGACCTGGTGTCGCGGATCTGCGATCGCGGCGTGGTCCTGGATCATGGCAACGTCACGTTCGACGGTGCGATTGACGACGCCGTCGCCAAGTTGCGCGGCCAGTGA
- a CDS encoding acyltransferase family protein: protein MSASAVGHVDTFRPHKSSPGLQTPRRAGFRPDIQALRAVAVTLVVLTHLWPNRLTGGYIGVDVFFVISGFLITSHLAKEIFGTGTLSLARFYARRIKRLLPAAFIVLGAGTLAVAIWVPYSEWQPTAREVMSSALYVENWSLAGQSIDYSAINNQATIAQHYWSLSVEEQFYFLWPLVLFGLYRLGARLGARRRTLLAGMALLCVASLVYSIIFTADNPNPAYFVTPVRVWEFAAGGILAIAAAKAALPRVLADLLAVLGWLAIGASALYFSPQTEFPGWAALLPVLGATAVIASGTGRTRVPFHPLVAWKPVQFVGDVSYSIYLWHWPMIVVAPYILLTPLNSWAKICIIALCVPLAWLTKVFVEDRGKSWKVLGRRPRTTFLSMGAGLAILAVLAVGITWGGSLQESRAEAVQAQQMGRPCLGPAALPAQKGCANALGPAAVTVMGPANRYYASAPECAVDPTRKAPGVKSVTLCDFSGGRKDAPTVWLTGDSHAEQWKPALLVLAKKDHWKLTYSLLGGCPVADVSFSGYHGKGDPAANAACMAGARSVANMIAADKPDKVFYSIFSRKEMVDDGSGLSQEAQYDAGLPKFWGRWTAAGSTVYVMADPPLNGYVRDPRCVALNPSRPLNCAVPRTTAQPADPLVSAVRLMKSSRVKLIDLTDHFCDASRCYAVVGNVAVYYDADHLNGEFSKLMAPYIERQL, encoded by the coding sequence ATGAGTGCGTCGGCTGTTGGCCACGTGGACACTTTCAGGCCGCACAAATCCTCGCCAGGGCTGCAAACGCCCAGGCGCGCGGGCTTCCGGCCGGACATCCAGGCGCTGCGGGCAGTCGCGGTGACCCTTGTGGTCCTGACACACCTGTGGCCCAACCGGCTCACCGGCGGCTACATCGGCGTCGACGTTTTCTTTGTCATCTCGGGCTTCCTGATCACCTCGCACCTGGCCAAGGAGATCTTTGGAACCGGCACCTTGTCCCTTGCCCGCTTTTATGCCCGGCGCATCAAGCGGCTCCTGCCGGCCGCATTCATCGTGCTTGGCGCGGGAACCTTGGCCGTGGCGATCTGGGTACCATACTCCGAGTGGCAGCCAACCGCACGCGAAGTGATGTCAAGCGCCTTATACGTTGAGAACTGGTCCCTGGCAGGACAGTCCATCGACTACTCGGCCATCAACAACCAGGCAACGATTGCCCAGCACTATTGGTCCCTGTCAGTGGAAGAACAGTTCTACTTCTTGTGGCCCCTGGTCCTCTTTGGCCTGTACCGCCTCGGCGCCCGTCTTGGCGCCCGGCGCAGGACCCTCCTGGCGGGAATGGCCCTGCTGTGCGTGGCGAGCCTGGTGTACTCGATCATTTTCACGGCGGACAATCCGAACCCAGCATACTTCGTCACCCCGGTGAGGGTGTGGGAGTTTGCGGCGGGCGGCATATTGGCCATTGCTGCCGCCAAGGCGGCCCTTCCCCGGGTGCTGGCGGATTTGCTTGCGGTGCTGGGTTGGCTCGCCATAGGCGCTTCGGCACTGTATTTCAGCCCGCAGACGGAGTTTCCCGGGTGGGCGGCACTCCTTCCCGTCCTGGGCGCAACCGCCGTCATCGCCAGCGGCACGGGCCGGACACGCGTTCCCTTCCACCCGCTGGTCGCCTGGAAACCGGTCCAGTTCGTCGGAGACGTCTCCTACTCGATCTACCTGTGGCACTGGCCGATGATCGTCGTCGCACCCTACATTCTCCTGACGCCGCTAAACTCCTGGGCAAAGATCTGCATCATTGCCCTCTGCGTCCCCCTGGCGTGGCTGACCAAGGTGTTCGTGGAGGACCGCGGCAAGTCGTGGAAGGTCCTGGGCAGGCGCCCGCGCACCACCTTCCTCAGCATGGGCGCGGGCCTTGCCATCCTGGCCGTGCTGGCCGTCGGGATAACATGGGGCGGCTCACTGCAGGAAAGCCGGGCGGAGGCCGTGCAGGCACAACAAATGGGCCGGCCCTGCCTTGGGCCGGCGGCCCTGCCTGCCCAAAAGGGTTGCGCGAATGCCCTCGGACCGGCCGCCGTCACCGTCATGGGTCCCGCCAACCGGTACTACGCATCGGCACCGGAATGCGCCGTCGACCCCACCAGAAAAGCGCCCGGCGTGAAGTCCGTCACCCTTTGCGATTTCTCGGGCGGAAGGAAGGACGCACCCACGGTCTGGCTGACGGGGGATTCCCACGCCGAACAGTGGAAGCCCGCCCTCCTGGTGTTGGCGAAGAAGGACCACTGGAAGCTGACGTATTCCCTCCTGGGCGGATGCCCCGTCGCCGACGTCAGCTTCTCCGGGTATCACGGAAAGGGCGATCCCGCAGCGAACGCTGCCTGCATGGCAGGGGCACGGTCCGTCGCCAACATGATCGCGGCCGACAAGCCGGACAAGGTCTTTTACTCCATCTTTTCCCGCAAGGAGATGGTCGACGACGGCTCCGGACTGAGTCAGGAAGCCCAGTACGACGCCGGCCTGCCGAAGTTTTGGGGGCGCTGGACCGCCGCTGGCAGCACCGTCTACGTCATGGCCGACCCGCCCCTGAACGGCTACGTCCGCGATCCGCGGTGCGTGGCGCTCAACCCCTCTCGGCCCCTCAACTGTGCCGTTCCAAGGACAACCGCCCAGCCCGCGGACCCCCTTGTCTCTGCGGTGCGGCTCATGAAGTCGTCGCGCGTGAAATTGATAGACCTGACCGATCATTTCTGTGATGCCAGCAGGTGCTACGCCGTGGTGGGCAACGTCGCCGTCTACTATGACGCCGACCACCTCAACGGCGAGTTTTCCAAGCTCATGGCACCGTACATTGAGCGTCAGCTCTAG
- a CDS encoding acyltransferase family protein gives MGLVILYHLFPQRVTGGFIGVDIFFVISGFLIVGSLVHGASRTGTVPLLSFYARRIRRLLPASTAVLLATMLAAIVILPQSRWQDVARDVVASALQVQNWNLAFSAGSYEAAGSLVSPVQHFWSLAVEEQFYLFIPLLLIVAVACGRIMGKSAIAASLVVLILVSAVSLGYSAIFSVQSHDIAYFATTTRIWELGVGGIAALVLPRIGVPGVLRIAGGWLGFAAVVTSALVFQTAMAFPGYVAVLPVLGTVLIIGSGMGPTAGATTPGARRWGVAACLGLRPVTYLGDISYSLYLWHWPVIVFYLEVRGRTPGPLGSAGIVVLSLLLASLSYHQIEQRFRFGKPVRPAGGRRYRPVVRNRAAYGLAAVLVTMSVMGAAVPWTVVQAKTESLAEATLRPAYPGAMAYDPKAPAPVPAGMPIIPDPAVAAKDIPLTARTGCARYDSRKLDDTKCVYGTPDASKTVVLVGDSHAGQYSDALAAIGERHGWTLRTMVRNGCPFATVPPITVHGALTDCSTQNARSLDKILAMKPQLVVMSAMMPYGYRQALAWNWKSQPDLVDGYVHNLDALHRAGIKVSIIRDLPYPGLSLPDCVASHGASAKLCQVDESGPNSTPDPLVQAAERVPGTKVVDLRAYFCRNKSCAPVVGNVLVYRDNHMTATFVKTLEIPLQKALGL, from the coding sequence GTGGGCCTGGTCATCCTCTATCACCTGTTTCCGCAGAGGGTGACAGGCGGATTCATCGGCGTCGACATATTCTTTGTCATCTCCGGATTCCTCATTGTCGGCTCGCTTGTTCACGGTGCCTCGCGCACCGGCACTGTCCCGCTCTTGTCTTTCTATGCCCGCAGAATCCGGCGCCTGCTGCCGGCGAGCACTGCGGTGCTCTTGGCGACCATGCTAGCCGCCATCGTGATCCTGCCACAGAGCCGATGGCAGGACGTGGCGAGAGATGTCGTGGCATCCGCCCTGCAGGTGCAAAATTGGAACCTGGCCTTCAGCGCCGGAAGCTACGAAGCCGCAGGTTCGCTGGTTTCTCCCGTCCAGCACTTTTGGTCCCTGGCCGTTGAAGAGCAGTTTTATCTGTTCATTCCGTTGCTGCTGATCGTGGCTGTGGCGTGCGGGCGGATCATGGGCAAGAGTGCCATTGCCGCTTCACTGGTTGTCCTGATACTGGTGTCGGCCGTCTCTTTGGGCTATTCCGCCATCTTTTCCGTGCAAAGTCACGACATCGCGTATTTCGCCACCACCACCCGCATCTGGGAACTCGGTGTCGGTGGCATCGCGGCACTCGTGCTGCCGCGAATAGGGGTGCCCGGTGTGCTGCGGATTGCAGGCGGATGGCTGGGATTTGCTGCAGTGGTCACGAGTGCGCTGGTGTTTCAAACGGCCATGGCATTTCCCGGATACGTTGCCGTCTTGCCTGTCCTGGGGACGGTGCTGATCATCGGGTCCGGGATGGGGCCAACCGCCGGAGCGACGACGCCCGGGGCCAGGCGCTGGGGCGTTGCTGCCTGCTTGGGCTTGCGGCCCGTGACCTACCTCGGAGATATCTCCTACTCTCTCTATCTTTGGCACTGGCCTGTGATCGTCTTCTACTTGGAAGTCAGGGGCCGCACACCCGGCCCGTTGGGTAGTGCGGGAATTGTTGTGCTCAGCCTGCTGCTGGCGTCGCTGTCCTACCACCAGATCGAGCAGCGGTTTCGTTTTGGGAAACCGGTCAGGCCGGCAGGCGGACGCAGGTACCGCCCTGTTGTCCGAAATCGCGCCGCCTATGGACTCGCGGCAGTGCTGGTGACGATGAGCGTCATGGGGGCCGCCGTGCCGTGGACCGTGGTTCAGGCCAAAACGGAGTCGCTCGCGGAAGCGACTCTCAGGCCCGCCTATCCTGGGGCCATGGCCTACGATCCCAAAGCGCCGGCACCGGTTCCGGCCGGCATGCCGATCATTCCGGATCCGGCGGTCGCGGCCAAAGACATCCCACTGACGGCCAGGACAGGATGCGCCCGTTACGATTCCCGGAAACTTGACGATACCAAGTGCGTTTATGGAACGCCCGACGCCTCCAAGACGGTGGTGCTCGTGGGGGACTCCCACGCCGGGCAGTACAGTGACGCACTCGCCGCGATCGGGGAAAGGCATGGCTGGACGTTGCGGACAATGGTCCGCAACGGCTGCCCGTTTGCAACCGTTCCTCCCATTACTGTCCACGGTGCGCTGACCGACTGCTCAACACAGAACGCCCGGTCTCTCGATAAGATCCTCGCCATGAAGCCCCAACTGGTCGTCATGTCAGCGATGATGCCATACGGCTACAGACAGGCCCTCGCCTGGAACTGGAAAAGCCAACCGGACCTAGTTGACGGCTACGTACACAATCTTGACGCGTTGCACCGGGCAGGGATCAAGGTCAGTATCATCAGGGACCTTCCCTACCCGGGGTTGTCGCTGCCTGACTGTGTTGCAAGCCATGGCGCATCCGCCAAATTGTGCCAAGTGGATGAAAGCGGCCCCAACAGCACCCCGGACCCGCTCGTTCAGGCGGCCGAGCGCGTCCCGGGAACGAAGGTCGTCGATCTGCGCGCATATTTTTGCCGCAATAAGTCGTGTGCGCCCGTGGTGGGAAATGTTCTTGTCTACCGCGACAACCACATGACGGCGACGTTTGTGAAAACACTTGAAATTCCGCTGCAGAAGGCGCTCGGTCTATGA
- a CDS encoding ABC transporter permease gives MDTSNEELVRPGTGGGLADVYRERFLLKLLVRKELKVRYRGSVLGIIWSYVKPGVQFIVFYLALGVFLGLEQSPTNKSGLPNYAIYLFSGIILINFFTEALGNASRSIVGNGGLIKKIYLPRQLFPVASVWVSAVHFFPQLLILVVACLFSSWHPSLIHVLAAVAGFIIVALLSTGLGLLFGAANVYFRDSENFVDMLLMIATWASPVMYSWTMVQHKLGETWYAIYQVNPITIAVETFHYAFWLPTTDGSAGIPPHLLSLWIPVGLLVSAAVLLWGQLTFRRLEGRFAQEL, from the coding sequence TTGGACACGTCAAATGAGGAGCTGGTACGTCCCGGAACCGGTGGCGGCCTGGCAGACGTCTACCGTGAGCGCTTTCTGCTGAAGCTGCTGGTTCGCAAGGAACTCAAAGTCCGCTACCGGGGCTCGGTCCTCGGCATCATCTGGTCCTATGTCAAGCCGGGCGTGCAGTTCATCGTTTTTTACCTGGCGCTTGGCGTATTTCTGGGACTCGAACAGAGCCCCACCAATAAGTCCGGGCTGCCGAACTACGCCATCTACCTGTTTTCCGGCATCATCCTCATCAACTTCTTCACGGAAGCGTTGGGGAACGCTTCCAGGTCGATCGTCGGGAACGGCGGGTTGATCAAGAAGATCTACCTGCCGCGCCAGCTATTCCCGGTCGCCTCGGTGTGGGTTTCGGCGGTGCACTTCTTCCCACAGCTACTGATCCTGGTCGTGGCCTGCCTCTTCTCCAGTTGGCACCCATCGTTGATCCACGTGCTCGCGGCAGTAGCGGGTTTCATCATTGTCGCACTGCTGTCCACAGGGCTTGGCCTTTTGTTCGGCGCAGCCAACGTCTACTTCAGGGACTCGGAGAACTTCGTGGACATGTTGCTGATGATTGCCACGTGGGCGTCTCCCGTCATGTATTCCTGGACCATGGTCCAGCACAAACTTGGTGAAACGTGGTACGCCATCTACCAGGTCAACCCCATCACGATCGCGGTGGAGACCTTCCATTACGCCTTTTGGCTCCCGACGACCGATGGTTCCGCAGGCATTCCGCCACACCTCCTGTCCCTCTGGATTCCCGTCGGATTGCTGGTGTCCGCTGCCGTCCTGCTGTGGGGCCAGCTGACATTCCGCAGGCTTGAGGGCCGCTTTGCACAGGAGCTCTAA